A single genomic interval of Nostoc commune NIES-4072 harbors:
- a CDS encoding GmrSD restriction endonuclease domain-containing protein, whose protein sequence is MVIDGQQRLMSLYYFIEQRFPKDEKRTILRRIFEENGKIPDEILGDDAYFTKFNLQLPSNLPNHPNKLNKINYSTLDEYKIAFDLRTIRNIIIKQNFPEEDDSCIYEIFNRLNSGGINLKPQEIRTSLYYSDFYNMLYRLNTLPAWRRIIGVYEPDLNMKDIEILLRGFAMLVERQEYQSSMVKFLNSFSKNCKKLRTEQIDYLEKLFHSFLEACSELPEKAFYRKTTNKFNISIFEAVFVAQCGHFFETRQLVEGKIDTEKLEELKSDIEFVEAIQSQTTSKENVNKRLQKAAFCVNNCDL, encoded by the coding sequence TTGGTAATAGATGGGCAACAACGCTTAATGTCTCTCTACTATTTCATTGAACAACGCTTTCCAAAAGACGAAAAGAGAACTATTTTGAGGCGAATTTTTGAGGAAAATGGCAAGATTCCAGATGAAATTCTGGGAGATGATGCCTATTTCACTAAATTCAACTTGCAATTGCCCTCAAATTTACCAAATCATCCCAATAAGCTAAATAAAATCAACTACTCAACCCTAGATGAATATAAGATTGCATTCGATTTGCGAACTATAAGAAATATCATAATCAAGCAGAATTTTCCAGAAGAAGATGATTCTTGTATATATGAAATTTTTAATCGCCTAAACTCTGGCGGTATAAATTTAAAACCTCAAGAGATTAGGACAAGCCTATATTATTCTGATTTCTACAATATGTTGTATCGGCTCAATACTTTACCTGCCTGGCGACGAATAATTGGAGTTTACGAACCGGATCTGAATATGAAAGACATTGAAATTCTCTTAAGAGGATTTGCAATGTTAGTTGAGCGCCAAGAATATCAGTCGTCTATGGTTAAGTTTCTCAATAGCTTTTCTAAAAACTGTAAAAAATTGAGAACTGAACAAATAGATTACCTTGAAAAGCTATTCCACTCTTTTTTAGAAGCTTGCTCAGAATTGCCAGAAAAAGCATTTTATCGAAAGACAACTAATAAGTTTAATATTTCTATCTTTGAAGCGGTATTTGTCGCTCAATGTGGACATTTTTTTGAAACACGTCAGCTTGTTGAAGGAAAGATAGATACTGAAAAGCTCGAAGAACTAAAAAGCGATATAGAGTTTGTAGAAGCCATACAATCTCAAACTACTAGTAAGGAAAATGTCAACAAAAGATTACAAAAAGCGGCATTCTGCGTAAACAATTGTGATTTATGA
- a CDS encoding TraX family protein encodes MIKFSAFSIKILAAVFMVMDHVCYLLMPDFLILHFIGRLSFPLFAWLLAKGEKHTQNVYRYGGRLLITAIISQPIYTVVFQKFSFNILFTLLLGLVMLRLIKLCPQLWQQLIIIGLCAAVSEVLGFEYGGYGIGVILLMSLIDKLNPRVWLLYWCILHLIIVILSINYIFQIWAIFAGFIVFQFNGRQGSRARWFYLFYPAHLIILGIINYLIQSR; translated from the coding sequence ATGATTAAATTTTCAGCTTTCAGCATTAAAATCTTAGCCGCAGTGTTCATGGTTATGGATCATGTGTGCTATTTGTTAATGCCAGACTTTTTAATATTGCACTTTATTGGGCGATTGAGCTTTCCCCTCTTTGCATGGCTTCTAGCTAAAGGCGAAAAACACACCCAAAATGTGTACCGCTATGGAGGCAGGTTATTAATTACAGCAATTATATCTCAGCCAATCTATACTGTTGTTTTCCAAAAGTTCTCATTTAATATTCTCTTCACGCTTCTTCTTGGACTTGTGATGTTGCGCTTAATAAAGCTTTGTCCGCAATTATGGCAGCAATTAATAATTATTGGATTGTGTGCAGCAGTTTCTGAGGTCTTGGGCTTTGAGTATGGAGGATATGGGATTGGAGTAATTTTATTGATGTCTTTAATAGATAAACTCAACCCCAGAGTATGGTTGCTCTACTGGTGCATCTTACACTTGATTATAGTAATTTTATCTATAAATTATATATTTCAAATTTGGGCAATTTTTGCAGGATTCATTGTTTTTCAATTTAATGGTAGACAAGGTTCACGGGCTAGATGGTTTTATCTATTCTACCCGGCTCACTTAATAATTTTAGGTATAATTAATTATTTAATCCAGTCCAGGTAG
- a CDS encoding orange carotenoid protein N-terminal domain-containing protein, with product MSYTIESARNIFSSTQVADAVPATTAMFAKLNVDDQLAFLWYAYAELGRTITPAAPGKANLQLMEGIFNDIKQMSHEQQTQLMRDLASNADTPISRSYAYFGVNAKLGFWWQLGEWMKQGIVAPMPAGYQMSPQVKAVLEAVQKIDQSQQITVLRNTVVNMGFDPSLADNKQAEVINFKFPRSSLSPQFTIEGVTEPTVLKYIEAMNADNFEAAVALFANNGALQPPFQKPIVGREAITAYLRDEGQGLVMKPTKGVSETIEDGYTQHKVTGTVETPWFGGNVGMNIAWRFLLDPQGQIYFVAIDLLASPKELLNLTRK from the coding sequence ATGAGTTATACTATCGAATCTGCACGGAATATTTTTTCTAGCACGCAAGTGGCAGATGCTGTTCCAGCCACTACGGCAATGTTTGCTAAACTCAACGTTGACGATCAATTGGCATTTCTCTGGTATGCCTATGCTGAACTAGGTCGTACAATTACTCCAGCTGCTCCCGGAAAAGCAAATCTCCAATTAATGGAAGGTATATTCAACGATATTAAGCAGATGTCTCATGAACAACAAACGCAGTTAATGAGAGATTTAGCAAGTAATGCAGATACTCCTATCAGCCGTTCTTATGCATACTTTGGTGTCAATGCTAAATTGGGATTCTGGTGGCAGTTAGGAGAGTGGATGAAACAGGGTATAGTCGCTCCTATGCCAGCTGGCTATCAAATGTCACCTCAAGTTAAAGCAGTGCTAGAAGCTGTTCAGAAAATCGATCAGAGTCAGCAAATTACTGTACTACGCAATACTGTAGTAAATATGGGGTTTGATCCGTCTCTGGCTGATAATAAACAGGCAGAAGTCATCAACTTTAAGTTCCCACGTTCATCTCTAAGTCCCCAATTTACTATTGAGGGAGTTACAGAGCCAACAGTGCTGAAATACATTGAAGCTATGAATGCAGATAACTTTGAAGCTGCTGTTGCTTTATTTGCTAATAATGGTGCGCTGCAACCACCTTTCCAAAAACCAATTGTTGGCCGAGAAGCTATCACTGCTTACCTAAGAGATGAGGGACAAGGGTTAGTCATGAAGCCAACCAAAGGTGTTTCGGAAACTATAGAAGATGGTTATACCCAGCATAAAGTTACTGGTACAGTCGAAACTCCTTGGTTTGGGGGTAATGTTGGGATGAACATTGCTTGGCGATTTTTACTCGATCCTCAAGGTCAAATTTACTTTGTGGCTATTGACTTACTTGCTTCTCCCAAAGAACTACTTAACCTAACTCGCAAGTAA
- a CDS encoding DUF2267 domain-containing protein, producing MPDQSFRTDIPEVDTTEIEDTRTAIADEHHSFLEKVMVRSGFADLYDARDFTEVVYRVMRDVMTTEASDRVEAELHTEAIPTDEKALQFEVSDLWKDTNPIVGFLSRVRPPWKGPGIFNIDSDRFLFRVANESGMPRSVEREQAVKAVFSATKDELSEERIQEIASWLPDYVRQLWEQA from the coding sequence ATGCCAGATCAAAGTTTTAGAACAGATATTCCAGAAGTTGACACAACAGAGATTGAAGATACTCGAACTGCGATCGCAGACGAACATCACTCCTTTCTTGAAAAGGTCATGGTTAGAAGCGGATTTGCAGATTTGTATGACGCAAGAGACTTTACCGAAGTTGTGTATCGCGTGATGCGCGACGTAATGACCACAGAAGCCAGCGATCGCGTCGAAGCAGAACTGCATACAGAAGCTATACCTACTGATGAGAAAGCACTCCAGTTTGAAGTGTCCGATCTCTGGAAAGACACCAATCCAATTGTGGGATTTTTGAGCCGGGTTCGTCCACCCTGGAAAGGCCCAGGTATCTTCAATATCGATTCCGATCGCTTCTTGTTCCGAGTTGCTAATGAAAGCGGAATGCCGCGATCAGTTGAGCGAGAACAAGCGGTTAAAGCAGTGTTTTCTGCCACCAAAGACGAACTTTCCGAAGAGCGGATTCAGGAAATTGCTAGCTGGCTACCTGATTATGTACGTCAGCTTTGGGAGCAAGCTTAA
- a CDS encoding XisI protein — translation MDKLNLYRELIQKLLTARAKLRSKSDPVESQTIFDTTKDHYQLVHVGWKDSSTRIYGCVLHIDIKDGKIWVQHDGTEDAIADQLVSEGVPKQDIVIAYHAPHVRQYTEFAVG, via the coding sequence ATGGATAAGCTAAATTTGTATCGTGAACTAATTCAGAAATTATTGACGGCGCGAGCAAAGTTGCGTTCTAAGAGCGATCCAGTAGAAAGTCAAACCATTTTTGATACTACAAAAGACCACTATCAGCTTGTGCATGTGGGATGGAAGGATAGTAGTACCCGGATTTATGGCTGTGTGCTGCATATAGATATCAAGGATGGGAAGATTTGGGTGCAGCATGACGGAACGGAGGATGCGATCGCAGATCAACTTGTGAGCGAGGGAGTGCCTAAGCAAGATATTGTGATAGCATATCATGCACCTCATGTAAGGCAGTATACAGAGTTTGCTGTAGGCTAA
- a CDS encoding XisH family protein, with translation MSARDRFHELVRTALEKQGWVITHDPYHIDLGFVDFYIDLGAELLLAATKDEEKIAVEIKTFLAPSTISEFHTAIGQFINYRIALEDDDPDRRLYLAVPLDVYKRFFRYPFIQTVIVRNKIPLLVYDTEKQEIAEWIS, from the coding sequence ATGTCTGCAAGAGATAGGTTTCATGAATTAGTCAGAACTGCTCTTGAGAAGCAAGGGTGGGTAATTACTCACGATCCGTACCACATTGATTTAGGGTTTGTTGATTTTTACATCGACTTGGGTGCGGAACTGTTGCTAGCAGCGACAAAGGATGAGGAAAAGATTGCAGTTGAAATCAAAACGTTTTTAGCACCCTCAACAATTTCTGAGTTTCATACTGCAATTGGACAATTTATTAACTACCGTATTGCTTTGGAAGATGACGATCCAGATCGGCGGTTGTATTTGGCTGTTCCGCTTGACGTTTATAAGCGATTTTTCAGATATCCATTTATTCAAACGGTCATTGTCCGTAACAAAATTCCCCTTTTGGTGTATGACACAGAAAAACAGGAGATTGCAGAATGGATAAGCTAA
- a CDS encoding Uma2 family endonuclease, producing MISTISRRYSLDEYRAIEEKAEGRSEYRDGEIVPMPGGTLKHSRIGRNILTYFSTVLRDTQFEPINSDLRLWIPEHRRGVYPDVMVFDGEPQLNGDRLDEVLNPTLIVEVLSPSTADYDRLSKFRMYRSIESFSEYLLVEQNEPFVERYSKQAKGWLLSDFSGLELSISLDSLSIELPMTEIYRGVAFE from the coding sequence ATGATTTCTACCATCTCGCGCCGCTACAGCTTAGATGAATATCGCGCGATCGAAGAAAAAGCCGAAGGACGGAGCGAATATCGAGATGGAGAAATTGTACCCATGCCTGGAGGAACGCTCAAACACAGCCGCATCGGTCGGAACATTCTAACCTATTTTAGTACAGTGCTGCGCGATACTCAATTCGAGCCAATTAACAGCGATTTACGGCTGTGGATTCCTGAACATCGACGCGGAGTCTACCCAGATGTAATGGTTTTTGACGGTGAACCGCAACTAAATGGCGATCGCTTAGATGAAGTCTTAAATCCGACGCTAATTGTTGAAGTCCTATCTCCTTCCACCGCAGATTACGACCGACTCAGTAAATTTCGGATGTATCGCTCAATTGAGAGTTTTAGCGAATATTTATTAGTAGAACAGAATGAACCTTTCGTGGAACGCTACAGTAAACAAGCCAAAGGTTGGTTGCTCAGTGATTTTAGCGGTCTAGAGCTATCTATTTCTTTGGATTCGCTTAGTATTGAATTGCCGATGACAGAAATTTATCGCGGCGTTGCTTTTGAGTAA
- a CDS encoding XisI protein yields the protein MAKLDQYREYIQNLLTKYGSYQPSEQDVEIQLIFDTTRDHYQILEIGWDGYDRIYNCVIHLDIKNEKIWIQHNMTDIQIAEDLTDMGVSKEDIVLGLQPSYLRQYTQYGVA from the coding sequence ATGGCAAAGCTAGACCAGTATCGTGAATATATTCAAAATTTACTAACGAAGTATGGCAGTTACCAACCTTCAGAGCAAGATGTTGAAATCCAATTGATATTCGATACGACGCGAGATCATTACCAGATTCTAGAGATTGGTTGGGATGGATATGACCGAATTTATAATTGTGTGATACATCTCGATATCAAAAATGAAAAGATATGGATTCAGCATAATATGACCGATATCCAAATTGCTGAAGATTTGACTGACATGGGAGTATCTAAAGAAGATATTGTTTTGGGATTACAGCCATCTTACCTGCGTCAATATACGCAGTATGGCGTAGCATGA
- a CDS encoding helix-turn-helix domain-containing protein, with protein sequence MSDILNHIEENRKETKRLIGMKYEQLQQLIQNAEQLHHEKQALLESKKVRIITGGGGRKPKLSIKEQIILTLVYLRHMTSFQLLGIQFGVSESTANDTFNYWLPLLR encoded by the coding sequence ATGAGTGACATACTGAATCACATTGAGGAGAATCGAAAAGAAACAAAGCGATTAATTGGTATGAAGTATGAACAGTTACAACAATTAATCCAAAATGCGGAGCAGTTACATCATGAGAAACAAGCGTTGTTAGAATCCAAAAAAGTTAGAATTATTACTGGTGGTGGAGGTCGTAAACCAAAACTATCTATTAAAGAACAAATAATTTTAACCTTAGTATATCTGAGGCACATGACAAGTTTTCAACTTTTGGGTATCCAGTTTGGAGTCAGTGAGTCTACGGCAAATGATACGTTTAATTATTGGTTGCCTCTTTTGAGATAA
- a CDS encoding transposase family protein produces MPNSSDIVDVVAGEPGSKSDITMFRENRDNFDQKQSFKGDLGYIGEDLIDTQIKKPRNKELTTKQKTSNKEFSSKRVFVEHRIRSVKIFRVVQDRFRLNPKKYEQVILTICGLVRLRIGSLILPVEIYPMPSG; encoded by the coding sequence CTGCCTAATAGTAGTGATATTGTTGATGTTGTGGCAGGAGAACCTGGATCAAAAAGCGATATAACAATGTTTAGAGAAAATCGTGATAACTTTGACCAAAAACAAAGTTTTAAGGGAGATTTGGGTTATATAGGAGAAGATTTAATTGATACTCAGATTAAGAAACCAAGAAATAAAGAGTTAACAACTAAACAGAAAACATCAAACAAGGAGTTTTCATCAAAACGAGTATTTGTTGAACATCGAATTCGCTCAGTAAAAATTTTTCGAGTTGTTCAAGACAGATTTAGGTTGAATCCTAAGAAGTATGAACAAGTTATCTTGACTATTTGTGGACTAGTAAGATTACGAATTGGATCGCTAATATTACCAGTAGAAATATATCCTATGCCGTCAGGCTAA
- a CDS encoding DUF3368 domain-containing protein yields the protein MIIVSNTSPINYLILIGQINLLPELFQQIIIPQAVYTELSDKLAPLPVQAWIATPPSWLKIQPVSQSTDAIANLLDLGESEAILLAQELNADLLILDDMKARRIAKDRNLVITGILGILDQATTMKLINLPVTIQSLKNTSFWASDSLFQKLLDKHS from the coding sequence ATGATTATTGTCTCCAACACTTCTCCAATCAACTACCTAATTTTGATTGGGCAAATTAACCTCCTACCAGAACTATTTCAGCAAATTATCATTCCTCAAGCAGTTTACACTGAGCTATCTGATAAACTTGCTCCACTACCTGTCCAAGCTTGGATTGCAACACCACCCAGCTGGTTAAAAATTCAACCCGTTAGCCAAAGTACGGATGCGATTGCAAATTTGCTCGATCTTGGTGAATCTGAGGCTATACTGCTAGCTCAGGAACTCAATGCAGATTTACTTATATTAGACGACATGAAAGCAAGACGCATTGCCAAAGATAGAAATTTGGTTATCACAGGTATCTTGGGAATTCTGGATCAGGCAACAACGATGAAGCTCATCAATTTACCTGTTACTATCCAAAGCCTTAAAAACACATCTTTCTGGGCATCTGATAGTTTGTTTCAAAAGTTGTTAGATAAGCATTCTTAA
- a CDS encoding UPF0175 family protein, with the protein MQIIIELPDDIANQLQVQPTNISRRVLELIAADNYRQGRIGAAEVHRMLNLSSRWETYEFLKREQAYLPYTEEDLEQDVQAIRNLLATE; encoded by the coding sequence ATGCAAATTATCATTGAACTCCCCGATGATATAGCTAATCAATTACAAGTACAACCCACTAACATTTCCCGGAGAGTTTTGGAACTTATAGCAGCTGATAATTATCGCCAAGGTCGCATTGGAGCCGCCGAAGTTCACCGAATGCTGAATTTATCTTCTCGATGGGAAACTTATGAATTCCTCAAACGTGAACAAGCTTATTTACCCTACACTGAAGAAGACTTAGAACAAGATGTTCAAGCGATTCGTAACCTACTAGCTACTGAATGA
- the nifK gene encoding nitrogenase molybdenum-iron protein subunit beta — MPQNPEKIQDHVELFHQPEYQQLFENKKQFENGHEAEEVQRVAEWTKGWDYREKNFAREALTVNPAKGCQPLGAIFAAVGFEGTLPFVQGSQGCVAYFRTHLTRHYKEPFSGVSSSMTEDAAVFGGLQNMIDGLANSYQLYKPKMIAVCTTCMAEVIGDDLQAFINNSKQAGSVPQDFPVPYAHTPSFVGSHITGYDNMMKGILSNLTAGHKKETSNGKINFIPGFDTYVGNNREIKRIASLFGFDYTILADNSDYLDSPNTGEFDMYPGGTKLEDAADSINAKATIALQAHSTPKTREYIEKEWHQPTSVSRPWGIKGTDEFLMKLSELSGIPIPEQLEIERGQAVDAMTDSHSWIHGKRFAIYGEPDLVYSVVGFMLEMGAEPVHILVHNSNEVFEAEIKELLASSPFGQHATVWPGKDLWHMRSLLFTEPVDFLVGNTYGKYLWRDTKIPLVRIGYPIMDRHHLHRYATIGYQGVINLLNWTVNTLFEEIDRNTNIPSKTDISYDLIR, encoded by the coding sequence ATGCCTCAGAATCCAGAAAAAATTCAAGATCACGTCGAGTTATTCCACCAACCTGAGTACCAACAGCTATTTGAAAACAAAAAGCAGTTTGAAAACGGTCACGAAGCCGAAGAAGTACAACGGGTTGCAGAGTGGACAAAGGGTTGGGATTATCGTGAAAAGAACTTCGCTCGTGAAGCTCTAACCGTTAACCCTGCTAAAGGCTGCCAACCACTAGGAGCAATCTTTGCTGCTGTTGGTTTTGAAGGTACTCTACCTTTCGTTCAAGGTTCTCAAGGTTGCGTTGCTTATTTCCGCACCCACTTAACCCGCCACTACAAAGAACCATTCTCTGGTGTATCTTCTTCAATGACTGAAGATGCAGCCGTGTTTGGTGGTCTGCAAAACATGATTGACGGGTTGGCGAACTCTTACCAACTCTACAAGCCTAAGATGATCGCTGTCTGCACCACCTGTATGGCAGAAGTAATTGGTGATGACTTACAAGCCTTCATCAACAACTCTAAGCAAGCTGGTTCAGTTCCTCAAGATTTCCCAGTACCTTACGCTCACACCCCTAGCTTTGTCGGTTCCCACATCACTGGTTACGACAACATGATGAAGGGAATTCTTTCTAACTTGACCGCAGGTCATAAGAAAGAAACCAGCAATGGTAAAATCAACTTCATCCCAGGTTTTGACACCTATGTAGGTAACAACCGCGAAATCAAGCGGATTGCTTCTTTGTTCGGCTTTGACTACACAATTTTAGCCGACAACAGCGACTACTTGGATTCACCAAACACAGGTGAGTTCGATATGTACCCAGGTGGTACAAAGTTAGAAGATGCAGCAGATTCAATCAATGCGAAAGCAACGATCGCTCTGCAAGCCCACTCTACACCCAAAACCCGCGAGTACATCGAAAAAGAATGGCATCAACCAACCTCAGTTTCCCGTCCTTGGGGCATTAAGGGTACTGATGAGTTCTTGATGAAACTCAGCGAATTGAGCGGTATCCCCATTCCCGAACAATTAGAAATTGAACGCGGTCAGGCAGTTGATGCCATGACTGACTCCCACTCATGGATTCACGGCAAGCGCTTCGCTATCTACGGCGAACCAGATTTAGTATACAGCGTAGTTGGCTTTATGCTAGAAATGGGTGCTGAACCTGTGCATATCTTAGTTCACAACAGCAACGAAGTATTTGAAGCAGAAATCAAAGAACTGCTTGCTTCTAGCCCCTTCGGTCAACATGCAACTGTTTGGCCTGGTAAGGACTTGTGGCACATGCGTTCACTGTTGTTCACCGAACCAGTAGACTTCCTGGTTGGTAACACCTACGGTAAGTACCTGTGGCGTGACACCAAGATTCCCCTCGTGAGAATCGGCTACCCCATCATGGATCGCCACCACCTACACCGCTATGCCACCATTGGTTATCAAGGCGTGATCAACCTCCTCAACTGGACTGTAAACACCCTGTTTGAAGAAATCGATCGCAACACCAACATTCCTTCTAAGACAGATATTTCCTACGACTTGATTCGTTAG
- a CDS encoding Mo-dependent nitrogenase C-terminal domain-containing protein — protein METINHTHEHTHTHPHPHPNYHPPNQKKRGWFNNLLNPLRRVVDEIEVKNNRIAHLICQTIPCCCPFERQIKLFGKCIDIPPLCKLNPLYDEFVGLRFRALSYLTDVCGEDVTRYIC, from the coding sequence ATGGAAACCATCAATCACACTCACGAACATACTCACACTCATCCTCATCCTCATCCTAATTACCATCCACCAAACCAGAAAAAACGAGGGTGGTTCAACAATCTTCTTAATCCGTTGCGCCGTGTGGTGGATGAAATTGAGGTTAAAAATAATCGCATCGCTCATCTAATTTGTCAAACAATTCCTTGTTGTTGTCCCTTTGAGCGACAAATTAAATTATTTGGGAAGTGTATTGATATCCCACCACTATGTAAACTCAATCCTTTATATGACGAATTTGTAGGATTGCGTTTCCGCGCTCTATCTTACCTGACCGATGTCTGTGGAGAGGATGTCACAAGATACATTTGTTAA